The genomic DNA GAAGAAAGAGGCTGAAAGCCGGGCCGCGAAGTAGTTCGGCTCTTGGCCTGCTCCCGGCTTATTTCGCGCGCGACTTGGGCAGGAGCATGAGCGAGAAGTAGGGCAGGGTCTCGGGGATCTGCGCGAGCCCCTGGTAGCGGGCCTCGCCGTCCATGCCCAGGCGTGAGACGATCACGGCGCGTTCGCCCAGTCCGAGTCCCTCCACGGCCTTCCGGATGGCGGGCAGATTGCGGTAGGCCTTGAGCACGACCGCGTTGTCCGCGAGCCCGAGCACCTGTGAAAGCCGCTTTTGTTCTGCTATTCCCGAAACGATCATCAGGCTCTCCTCACCCTCCACGAGAGGCGTCAGGGCGGCGGCGGCCGCCGCCTGGTAAGAGGTCACGCCCGGCACGGCTTCGATCTTCGCCGCTGGCGACAACTCCCGCACGATCCGCGAAAGATAGCCGAAGGTGCTGTAGGTCATGGGATCGCCCAGGGTGAGGAAGGCCGCGTCGTTCCCGGATTCGATCTCGGTCAGGACGCGCATCGCGGCCGTGCGCCAGGCATTTTGCAAAACCGCCTCGTCTCGGGTCATGGGGAATTCCAAACGCTCGATGAGAGCGTCTGGCCGGAGGTGTTCCCTGGCTATGGTCAGAGCGTGCGACTGGTCGTTCTTGGGCGATGCGGCCGTGAACACGACGCGCACGCTGCCCAGTAGGCGCGCAGCCTTGAGGGTCAAAAGCTCGGGATCGCCGGGGCCAACGCCTATGGCGAACAGGGTGCCGGAAGGCTTGGTCATGAAATCTCCTCGAAATACTGGGCGATGGAGTGGATAGCTGTCACGGAAAGGCGGCATTGAGGCGAGCCTTGGCGTATAGCCGCA from Alkalidesulfovibrio alkalitolerans DSM 16529 includes the following:
- the cobI gene encoding precorrin-2 C(20)-methyltransferase; this translates as MTKPSGTLFAIGVGPGDPELLTLKAARLLGSVRVVFTAASPKNDQSHALTIAREHLRPDALIERLEFPMTRDEAVLQNAWRTAAMRVLTEIESGNDAAFLTLGDPMTYSTFGYLSRIVRELSPAAKIEAVPGVTSYQAAAAAALTPLVEGEESLMIVSGIAEQKRLSQVLGLADNAVVLKAYRNLPAIRKAVEGLGLGERAVIVSRLGMDGEARYQGLAQIPETLPYFSLMLLPKSRAK